DNA from Solanum stenotomum isolate F172 chromosome 3, ASM1918654v1, whole genome shotgun sequence:
TAAGCTGTGGTTTATGTGGCCTATAAGCTAATGTCTTTGTTTTTTTGGCTCATTTCAAGTCTTTTCTTCTATTGGGCCAAAAAATTGTGGATTGAAATCCATTAGAAAAATCAAATGAGTGGTCCATTTATCTTTGTTGTAAatcttttttgtgtgttatttttggtttttcaaCTAGTTACAAACTACAAGTACAACTAATTCACGTGAAGACAATATGAGACCCACTTTTTAGTTGTATTATTCTTTTGGTGGGACTGTGTCACCCTTAATCAGAGGTGTCGGGTTCGAGTCATGGGTATGAAAATTTTTTGTTGGGACCGCCACATCCAAATAAGTGTGCAGTGTGCGATTTAAATTTAGTTGGGGACCCAGACACCATATGGAAAGCCCAAAAAGAGAGTATGTTTTACGTCAATTTTAAAGAGTTTCCAAATATCTAAGGGCGACaagttttttatatatttgtttaatgaaataaaaagcgtgaagtaaaataaaaaaaattgatatagtGATTACATATATAGGGACCAGGTTTATACCTTGTTAGACACGGTACAACATAAGCCATTTTGTAAAAAGTTATACTCTATTATTTGTCAACTTTACCTAATGTATTTGTGCAAGTAATATGAGACGGAAGGAGTAAAATTATGTCGAtgcaaactaaaactaaagactTTTTCATACATGGAAAGTATGATTACGTTAAATAcaacaaatattaatattttggaTTGAATGCTTCCCATGAGATTCTCTTactattttcattatatatTCTTCTTCTAATAAGGAAAAAACATTCCTGCCAAATGGCTTTAAAGTTTAATACTaagtttttttaatatatatgaacTGGAGGCTACTCACATTGAACTGATAAGGAATATAATAGTTTAAAAAATATCGTCTTAGAATatagtttgattattattttaataatatgtaaaaaaaattcaccttGAAGGAATCTAGTGGCTTTTTTTATGACACCTTGGTCCCCACATTCCACACTCACTCTTTCCTTCCCCTTTAAACAGTCATGCATTTACATAAAGACAGTGActgttttttctctctctaaaatttCATCTTCTTTCATGGCTTCTCGCCGGAAAATCAAGAATTCCCGTCGGGAACCACATTCTTGATTCGCATTCTTCTTTAAAAGGGTCGGAACAAGAAAACAAAGGGTGTTTATAAATGGCGgtgtttttaaggtttgttttttgtgttttattctTTGCTTTACTCGGATTGAGTCGTTACCGGGTTTTTTCAGAGCCTACACAGGATAAGCAAGCTCTCCTTGCTTTTTTCTCTCAGATCCGACATGCGAATCGGGTCCAATGGAATTCTTCTGCTTCTGTTTGTACTTGGTTCGGAGTTGAATGTGACCCGAATAACTCTTTCGTTTATTCACTAAGACTTCCTGCTGTTGGTCTCGTCGGGAAAATTCCTTCTAACAGTTTGGGCCGGCTGAGTCAACTTCGAGTTCTTAGTCTTCACGCCAATCGTCTATCTGGTTCAATTCCTTCGGATTTTTCTAACCTTAAGCTTCTTCGTAGTCTCTATCTTCAAAACAATGAATTTTCCGGCGAGTTCCCGGAGAGTATTCCCGGGTTGACCCGGTTAAACAGGCTGGATCTTTCGTCGAATAACTTCACTGGTACTATCCCTTTCTCTATCAATAATCTGACCCATTTGACTGGACTTTTATTGCAGAACAATAGCTTTACTGGTACTCTTCCTAGCATTAATCCGCCTGGTTTAGTGGATTTCAGTGTTTCGAATAATCAGCTAAATGGGTCAATTCCTACTGCACTTTCCAAATTCCCAGCTTCCTCTTTTGCTGGTAACATTGATTTATGTGGCGGCCCATTACCCCCATGTACCCCATTTTTTCCTTCTCCTTCACCTTCCCCTGAAACAGAACCAAAAACCCCTCCGTCAATTAAGAAATCCAAGAAGCTTTCAACGGCTGCCATTGTTGGAATAGTTATAGGTTCAATAATTGGGGTTCTCCTACTCTTGTTACTCCTTTTCTTCTGTTTAAAACGAAGAAAAAACGACACATCAAAGGTAGAAAAACCTCCGGTAGCATCAAGAGCTATCGGGGCAGTAACAGGGGCAGCGGCTGAGGCAGGGACATCGTCGTCTAAAGACGATTTAACCGGTGGTTCAGGTGAAGGGGAAAGGAATAAACTTGTGTTCTTTGATGGGGGTGGGTATAGTTTTGATCTTGAAGATTTGTTAAGAGCTTCTGCTGAGGTTCTTGGAAAAGGGAGTGTTGGAACAAGCTATAAAGCTGTTCTTGAAGAAGGTACTACAGTTGTTGTtaaaaggcttaaagatgtcgTTGTGCCCAGAAAAGAATTCGAGCAACAATTGGAAGTAATGGGGAAGATGAAACATGAAAATGTGCTACCTTTGAGAGCATTTTACTATTCTAAAGATGAGAAATTGTTGGTATCTGATTATATGCCTGCTGGAAGTTTATCAGCTCTTCTCCATGGTACGCTGctcttattatttttagttaaaactaACTCAAACTTGTTCGTTTTAGTGTATAATTTGCTCTATTATATGTTACTGCAATTCTGTGTCTAAAATTTGCTCTCAACACTTAAGTTCCATTTTTGCACCAATGTTTTAAAACTTTAATGGCAATAAAGATAGTAGCATTCAATTCTTGCTAGATTTTAGTGACTTTGTTCTGATTCTTGAAGGGGGTTAGGTGGGTTATAGGTATGAAaaagattgattttttattttgtttctttttttggaaGAATAGATGGGGCTTCAATCTAATACACGTGCAGATCATGTACACATTGTAGCCATAGTTTTACAGCCCTTCTGAACTGGCATTGCATTATTGTTTCACTCAATTATTGAAGTTTGGTATTACTTCTTTAGTACATTTATTGTCAATTCAACCGCAAATTGCGCATTTTGTTTCTATAATTCCTTAAGCTACAGAACATTCTTTTTTGAGAGAAATGGAACAATGacatttttattatgttttattcGAATCGAGAGCATATCGAATACAATCTCTCTATCTTAACAGACACACTTGTTAGATTAcacttttactcttttttttttatgaaacgAACGTAACAATGCAACAGACCACCATGATCGTCAATATACCTTCCTTTATAAATGATGAAATGAGTTTAAAAAGTGGAAAAAGAAGGCTTCTTTCTTGTTCAAAGATTTACCTTTTATTTTGCTACATTGCTTGCGTCTATTTATCAACAAATAACTTGTATTATtgtagttatatatattttaaaatatttattatacatAGGGGAAATGAGGGAGGGAATAACAAAGTGTTGTGGAGTTTGGTgatatcaaatatattaattaaatattaatctttGGTTTTCTAACCCCACaattttcaaatcatgatttaattAGTAGTAATTGCTGTAAGCCTAAACAATACTTATATACTTAAAAAGCTTATATTACTTTGGCTTTAAGCTATTTGGTGGTTATAACTGTCTGATTATTATTCATCTAATCTTGTTGATTCTTTTGCTTTACTTTATTCATCATTGTTTCTTGCTGTCccccatttttcttcttttgttgaaaTAACGTGCTGCTTTACTCTATTGTCCATTGATTCTTGCTGTCAcccattttcttcttttttggtgaAGTAAAGTGCAAAAGAAAAGCTAATAATACAATGTGTCCTCTTGAATCTTGAGTAGTTCAACTGCTTTGAATTTGAATCCAACTTATTAATTTGCATTGACATTAGTTTACGAGTGAGGTTTGACTTTTGAGTAGGGTAGGATGTACACAGACCTTATCCTTACCTTTGGTTGTCATTGGTTTGGTTGTCTAATTAAAATGTTTACTTTTGGTTAATTCTTGTAGGTAGTAGAGGATCAGGGCGTACGCCACTTGACTGGGATAGTCGAATGAGAATAGTGTTAGGTGCAGCAAGAGGCATTGCGTACCTCCATATTTCAGGAAAAGTTGTCCATGGAAACATCAAGGCTTCGAATGTTCTCCTTAAACAAGATAACCAAGATGCATGTGTATCTGACTATGGATTGAACCCTCTTTTCTCTACCTCAGCACCAGTTAACCACCGTGTTGCAGGATATCGTGCACCTGAGGTTCTTGAAACTCGAAAAGTCACATATAAATCCGATGTGTATAGTTTTGGAGTGTTAATGTTGGAGCTTTTAACGGGGAAAGCTCCAAACCAAGCTTCACTAGGTGAAGAAGGCATTGATTTGCCTAGATGGGTCCAAAGTGTTGTAAGAGAAGAATGGACCGCGGAGGTGTTTGATGTTGAGCTAATGCGATACCATAATGTGGAAGAAGAGATGGTACAACTACTTCAGATAGGTATGGCATGTGTTGCTACCATGCCAGACCAACGACCTGCCATGACTGAGGTGGTTAAGATGATCGAAGAAATGAATCGTGGTGATACAGATGATGGTCTTAGACAATCCTCCGACGATCCCTCTAAAGGTTCCGAAGGCCAAACACCTCAGGAGTCTAGAGGTTCACCTCATGGTATTACaccataaaaagaaattaatcataaaaatggatggcttgatttgtcaaaaattctCAGAAAAGCCTAAAGTAAATTGTATTAGATTCTTAGCGGGGGAGccttttatgtgtttttattttatttcattttttttttcttcttgaaattattattttgagaaaatttgtgGAATGATTTTTACAGATGGTTAGTTGAGAATTTGAATATTTCAGTGAAGTGATtgggaaattgaaatttgaccttGTGAGTTGTTTAAAATAATCATGTGATTCTTTTGGTATAAAAGGCTGTTGATTAACACATCcattattagtttaatatttgCCAACTAGCAATTCAAAAGGTTACATCTTGGAATTCTAAGAATATTTGAGAGGTAgtactaataatattttaatattagatgAGGTGGATTTGGTCCGACTGCAAGGTGTTATATCACATGCACTTCATGGACTTTATATGActttttttaattcaacttcGATTAATTTTAGGGATCCAATTAGAGGAAACCCTCCTAATTGAAGGttttatattacaaaaaaaactaGACGCTAGTTGACAGTTGTGTGTGGGCCAGCAATTTCAAATTTGTTAGCGCACACactttttaataagaaaattctAGAAATAACAAACAGACATAATAAGACTTAAgctattattttgataattgcGCTTCGTAGTtataattttattgttattgttaaagaatgacaagtCTCAtattggtggttaatgagatgggtggactccgtATAAGACTTGAACAATTCTCCTCCCCTTgaactagcttttggggtgtgagttaggcacAAGACCCTAATTTAACAGTTATGGCGGCTGCAGTTTGTATATTTTGGCCCGTTTATATATTTCAGAACTcggtttgtatatttcgattGCCGATATACAAATAAGGtaaattattatgattttttcataaatcgtatacaaataattagggttaagaatatacaaaattctgaatttatacaatcagaaaccgaattatacaaattctgattttatatacatcagGCAAATGGTTAGAAATGGGGAAACTATAGCCGtgaaacatatacaaaattctgaatttatacaattagaaaTGGGGAAACTCTAGCCGTGaagcatatacaaaattctgaatttatacaatcaggaattgaattatacaaattctgattttataTTAATCATGTGAAtagttaaaaatggaaaaactaTAGCCATGAATTATAATCTTCTTAAACTGAAACTATAATACCTAATATAGGCTAAATATTTGTTGTTCAACATAATTTTCCCTTTGAGGaattttgatttgacataaaaataaaaattaataaacataaacaaaaggtaccaaaatatttatatagtaaaataaaactattctttTTTAATCTCTAAAAAGAAGAAGCTGACTGACTGGTGAATGATtgcttctattttcttttggtaGATATAAGGATGACGCAAGCTTTAGCAATTAATATCGTCATCTAAGTGTAGAAATTTAGACAAAATACAAAGAcgactttttaaatatatagtaCTATAGTATTCCTTtgattcaataaaatatttatattaattattttattttttaaaaaaccgtAAAATCTAAAGTgcacaaaataaaattgaatgagGGATTAACTTAGATATGTGAATGTGAACTCACTTGTAACTGTTGAACACTTTGAACAAAAGTGCTTTGTTATCGATACACAATGTTCATGACGCAACTCACGTGTTTTCACCTTGATATGTGCGTAAAATTTACTCTATTTCTccgtattaatttatttatctaattttaatttaatacgaaatttaaaaaagtaactatgacttttgaattttataatcttaaatttaagagaaaatggtctaaaggcccccccccccccaacctatACCCAAAAtccaactacacactccaaTTTTGtgggtgtcctattacccctaaatttcatatttctctattttctacacacTTAAATGCTGACCTAACACATAAacgaattaaaaagaaaagtgacaGAAAGAAATGAGGGGGAATATATTTCTTTCCTGCCcttgccttttcttttctcctGCTTTTTTTTACTCCAAAATACTGCAGATAACCCATCTTTAAGTTTGAAGCATTGTCAAAAGAGataatgtattttatttgaagttgagacaaacaatattttcaaacttttctaCTTCTTAAAGAGTTTGAATACTAAAGAAGCAAGCATAAAATAAAACACACTTTGTTTTGCTTTTATTCATCTTATACTTTCTCCTATTATAGCATCTACAAGCAGAAATTGCACTCAAAACTAAAAAGATAAATTCAATTTTCCCACTTCCCATTTtctttcacttgaattcaaagaaaCGACACCTACTGGTCAGTACTGGTGTTGGGTCCCCAAAAAAATTCCAGTATCAATTATGGAGAGTAACGTGTCTTTCACGACTAACATTAGTTGTATGAGACTTCTTTTtataacacaaaaaaaaaaaaaggaactcaTATCTTACACTTTTGGTTCGCATTTAAAAAGCTTCACATCTAGATCTAAATTCAGTTAAATTGACTGTTTGTCCAAACAATATAGTCCCGTCCCGTCAATTCTTCTgaagtgatgccttgaaatTGCATACAGTACTCTCTTTCAAACTTGAACAGTGCACCAATTTCGACATTAGCTCACAGTCCTGCATTTAGTGAACCTAGTCAAATGTTTACTTGGATCCCACCACAAGCCCACAAAAGGACAAAATTTGTGCTTTAAATTACATCAAGGAAGGTTTTCAAATGGCTACGCGATATGTCGAAGTTGTGGGATGTCAAAATACATTGGTGGGGAATATTTTAATTCCTTGTCCACTCTTTCCAGTTAAAAACATAAAGCTCAAAATTGGAACTTCTCATTTAAGGACAACAAAATAAAGACAGGTTGATAAATTAAGTCCAGCCAACCCCCAACACACTTGCACAGAGAGATTGGCTCTGTCTGTCTGTCTATCTGAACATGGTCTTTTTGTATATTCAAGATTAACTAGACCATATTAGGTCGTTGAGGGAGCAGAAGGTTATAGAACTTATCATGCAAGAAAAAGTGCTTTCCTTTGCTATCAACAGCTTTCTTCCACCCACACCATCCACCATTTACTATTTTCTTGATATCATCACTGCCGGTATAATGAGGATCTAGTATAAGGAAAGCACAATCTCCGCTTGCATCATTGTAATCCACGCCCAGGAGAGTGTAGGCAAGAACACCACCACCTGCAGGCATGCTAAAATGCTAAGTTTTCTGATTTTGTTTAACAAAAACAATTTGATACTAAAGTAGCTCTCACAAAAACCACTACATTTAAAGCCAAAAGCATATTACAATGACTGTATGACCTACCAATCATGATAGGAGTTCCTTGATTCTCAAAATGCAATGCCAACTCTCGACACTTTTCAGGAAGCTCGGCTCCAGATCTGACATTTATGATTTTGCAACTAGCCTATCCACAACAGTAAATTAAAGGCTTAATACATAGTTTACTCCCTGACCTTGTAGCTAAATCACTTTAATACACCCCAGTTTCATGGGGAACCTTTTACACACCAAACATTTCACCAAGTGTGTCTATAGGCCCGTGAAATTGGGGTGTATAAAAGGTTAAACAAGTTTTGTAAAGCAATGAAATTGACAAGTTTAAAGGGGAGTACAATTGACAgctaaagaatgaaaaagatagTCAAAAGCATAGAATTTatctaaaacaaaactaaatagGTTCAAACTTACTCCAATTAGTTTATCCAACACAAAACTCAGTTCAATGGCTCCAATCCATTCACGTGACCCTATAAATGAAGGATCTTTGTCACCAATCTCTACAAGTGCCTGTTGTATTTCCCTGAAAGAATGTGCAATTCACTTTCAGAACAATAAATTTTTACTGAAGATATTGATGTTCATTTATGACTACATAAGCACATATTGCAGTGTGATTACTATAAGATTAGTTGGTGCTAAATTGGTGCTCTGTTTAAATCACTGCAAAGTAGTCACTATGTCTTTGTTGTGAAGGTGGACATGCAAGCTTAATATGTActctctctttttcattttatgtctTGGTTTGACtaggcacggagtttaagaaagtagaaaagatttttgaaaatcttgTTCTCAAACTAAGGATATGTATAATGTACAAAAGTGCTCTTTGAAATTTGTGGTTTTAAACAAGTCGTGTGGGATGGAACTAAAGACTATCTTTTTAATccgtcccaaaaagaatgacatttttctatatttagtaacaatttaactttgaGCTACTCATTTACCCTTTAATAAGATGATCTATAGCAATTTTTTTGTGGATTGATTTAGACCACAAGTTCCAAATGTCTTTTTTCCCCACTTAAACTCAATGCTTAGCCAAACACCTTCACATGAATTGGGACGGATGGAGCATTAAAGAACATTCTTtataaaaagactaaaaaaggaaacaaagaaCATAGATTGAACATAGGGACTACTATTTATGAAAATAGAAATAGGCTGCTTTTGTCAGAACAGTGATGCTATCTGCAAGATAATAAGTCACATTGTACTCGCTTGTAAAGTGGAAAGAGGCTATACCCTGTAAAATGGATTTCGTTGGGGCTCCTCCTTTAGTTCTCTTTGAATCACCCTAATTACAATTTTCATCAAACCAATGAGGCCGTATTTCAGTGCACTAGTTTAGTTATTTTGAAGTGAATGCAAATGGAGTGTGTTGAGATCTATATCTAGCAGTTTCTTGTTATGAAAAGAGAGCTGTGAGCCAAGGAAAAAAACACTGAGCAAGCTAAGAATCACATGCATGTATAATTAGTACTGACCTAAGGCATCAAATGTAAATACGTTCAGACAAACTAATCACACCAACAAAAGGCACTTCAATCACTGTAACTAAAGGAACTTCATGCTACCTGTGTGATGGGACATCAATTGAAGTGTAATTTTGCAACTTGAACCATGAAATGATTGTCTGCAGAGAGCGATAAGCACAGCCCCAACCCTGTGAGGTATATAATGTTAGTGTAAATATAATGGTGACTATTAAATAAGCTACCCAGCTAAGTAATACTGTAATCCAACAGTAGAATTTATCGATTCATCAAGCAATAACATAcaattagatttttaaaaattccaaAACAAGAAGTGGAAgtgaaagtgaaagaaaagcttaagaaccaaggaaacaaaataaaaattaaaactaaaaagtaCATACATATGAAAGTTTGCATACAATGAACAGAAAGGAGATTTCTTGACCAAAAAGTACAGCAACCAAATTGTATGACAATGTTCAACATATGAGGGTGCACAGTAAAAGATTTCACCTATGGGGccttcaaaaaagaatatattacCGAGTCATCAAGTCCCTCGTGGAGGTAATGGTAGTACTGATAAGAACCTTGAACCAGAGAAGCCACACCTCCGGAAACTGCAGAGGGTGTGACATTGTTAgcacaaataaaaacaattacaaTTCCGTAGTGGGTAGGCAAAAGAGGAAACAAATATAACTACTCACCACCACTACTTGGTATTGTCAAATGTACATCCTTGAGAAAAGAAGAACCTGATAAGGCCATGACATGATGGAGAGCGTTCTAAGCATGAGTCAACAGACATGTTaaacatatgtatatataatactGACACCTCACCTTTCTGGACTAAGTTGCTACTATGTTTCTTCCCTACTATATCAATGGCATTTGAAATTCTTAGAAGAGGGCGATCAAAAGGTAAACCAAGTCTCAAATGAAGGGATCTTCTTGTTTCAACTGCCATAAAACAAGCCTTGTCAAACCACATTTTTAGCTGAATGATAATTAAACACTCACAGTTATTCCAAGCTTCAAGTGGTTTTACCTTGCTTCAGTTCTGTCTCACCATAACTAAGTTCATATAAGACTGTAATCGGATGTAAAATTCCTGGAGGAAGGAAGTGATATGGATGCAACTGCAAGAAAATTAAGAGCAGCACCAGTTAACTTCTGGGAAATTCAGGAGTGTTGCTAGTTTAACAATGTTACAGGAAAAGTTGTTTGAAGGTACAAGTAAATCCATAAGTTCAAATGAATGACAAATTATTTTCCAATAAGAAGAGTCATTGCTTAAAGTCAAAAGATAAGTGAAGGACTCCGAAGAGCCAAGGAAGATGCATAATATTATAACAAGGATAAAACCAGATGAAGTAAAACCAAAAAAGTAAGTGCTGCTATCGATAAACCATTTCCCCTTCCACTCTTTGTTATTTATGTTCTCTCTTTGACCAGTTTATGTTGCAATTAATGGAATTAGCGCCCAGTAAACTGTATATGTTCTTCTATACTCGACACTATCCTCATATTTTTCCAACCTACTCTATTGAACCACTCTTTTCCTATTTCagaaatttcaaattacaaataCACAACTAACATTCCAGAGTGCCACAGAAAAACTTTATCTAAAATTCAACTCATCATAGAATTTCTAAAACACTGTAACTTCTTACTGAAGAAATGTTTGAACGATGGAAAAATGATTAGACAACAGAAATTTCCAAGAAGACAAACACACAGTATAGCTTTGAGTCAGAGTCTGACGTTACAGGAATTCATTTATTTACCAATCTAAAGGAAGTCCAACTTTACAAGACATCTCCTTTGATTGCATATTTTGTAGCTCTGTACACACGACCTGTCCTAGTTAAATGCTAGTATGTTACTGCTAACACTaaacatcaaattaataaaaagaagaagatgtgaTGAACCAAACTGGCTCACATCCCAAGCAACCTcaacatcaaattaataaaaagaagaagatacttTAAAGCTGGAGCACCCAGCAAATTGGAGAAATGACATAGTGTGCTCACCTCTGGATGCCTTTTTAAAAGGTCAGGAATACTAACTTTCCTCATGGAGTGTAACTGGTCAACTAGTGCAGGGATGACCAACTTTGAAATGCCATAAGCCAGCGAAAGATCTTTTGATGCATAACAAAGCACTTCTAGTTTATGACCTACGACCAGAAGTTGAGTTTCTTGGGTGGCTGAAAGAAAACAATTCACCAACTGATTAGGGGACCACAAACTAGACCAAGTTATTCTCATCT
Protein-coding regions in this window:
- the LOC125858274 gene encoding probable inactive receptor kinase At2g26730, which encodes MAVFLRFVFCVLFFALLGLSRYRVFSEPTQDKQALLAFFSQIRHANRVQWNSSASVCTWFGVECDPNNSFVYSLRLPAVGLVGKIPSNSLGRLSQLRVLSLHANRLSGSIPSDFSNLKLLRSLYLQNNEFSGEFPESIPGLTRLNRLDLSSNNFTGTIPFSINNLTHLTGLLLQNNSFTGTLPSINPPGLVDFSVSNNQLNGSIPTALSKFPASSFAGNIDLCGGPLPPCTPFFPSPSPSPETEPKTPPSIKKSKKLSTAAIVGIVIGSIIGVLLLLLLLFFCLKRRKNDTSKVEKPPVASRAIGAVTGAAAEAGTSSSKDDLTGGSGEGERNKLVFFDGGGYSFDLEDLLRASAEVLGKGSVGTSYKAVLEEGTTVVVKRLKDVVVPRKEFEQQLEVMGKMKHENVLPLRAFYYSKDEKLLVSDYMPAGSLSALLHGSRGSGRTPLDWDSRMRIVLGAARGIAYLHISGKVVHGNIKASNVLLKQDNQDACVSDYGLNPLFSTSAPVNHRVAGYRAPEVLETRKVTYKSDVYSFGVLMLELLTGKAPNQASLGEEGIDLPRWVQSVVREEWTAEVFDVELMRYHNVEEEMVQLLQIGMACVATMPDQRPAMTEVVKMIEEMNRGDTDDGLRQSSDDPSKGSEGQTPQESRGSPHGITP
- the LOC125859976 gene encoding probable Ufm1-specific protease: MASENQDPAIRILCRRLQIIKNESGIQWLIGSPFFPRYTVISTFRCIHTTSSNPLSPDFSKESDDIRTLLPKGFEVIGALIVGKDSTFDKIAKEAINAACNMRKSLSSDANLGNQELIGAVVDLNNAKDVRFFVSKDGQLDSLESVSSIVYEDNPEKFVWERGCLLHCALQVKLPLYYQPSKPYDVHEIYMRAADAVASKFRDPLVTCLIEALNETSGAIVLRGSELSTDSSSSSSELKGSDTKALLCSHFSSRSKDITSFSSIEESADKIQVSFLLNKSMNSVKPSAPIAEYYPATQETQLLVVGHKLEVLCYASKDLSLAYGISKLVIPALVDQLHSMRKVSIPDLLKRHPELHPYHFLPPGILHPITVLYELSYGETELKQVETRRSLHLRLGLPFDRPLLRISNAIDIVGKKHSSNLVQKGSSFLKDVHLTIPSSGVSGGVASLVQGSYQYYHYLHEGLDDSGWGCAYRSLQTIISWFKLQNYTSIDVPSHREIQQALVEIGDKDPSFIGSREWIGAIELSFVLDKLIGASCKIINVRSGAELPEKCRELALHFENQGTPIMIGGGVLAYTLLGVDYNDASGDCAFLILDPHYTGSDDIKKIVNGGWCGWKKAVDSKGKHFFLHDKFYNLLLPQRPNMV